From Synoicihabitans lomoniglobus, the proteins below share one genomic window:
- the pelG gene encoding exopolysaccharide Pel transporter PelG produces the protein MAGIGFRLIRLLDKQSYTGAMQAYGYAALVGSGPWVLSMMTLGLLGVALRATQAEAELDQFFVAVTHVFAFTLIATGPLQMILSRYAADRAFAREESRVFPSYLGALIVVMGGGGIIGAGFFLGGVPGPLLFRYAAMALVMVVSAIWISTVYISAVKDYGAVVRCFAIGYAVSFGGVWLGGRGFGLSGMMIGFLLGQIVLLMTLFRVIFSEFGARAGPSFEFWGYFMKHRILALCGLVYNLGIWIDKPLHWWLSTDGAQVAGLMWAAPLYDEAVYLSFLSVAPGMAVFLLSVETSFALHYERFFRQVTGKATLSELRASKHAMIGALQDGLTKMLKFQGGVTLLLVLSAEPLLAGLGLGAVQTHIFQMTLVGVFLLVVLLALLTVLFYLDRLKEALVACSLLAVCNAWGTVLALWADERWYGLGFTVGTAVAVVYATHQANHWLSRLDYETFSAQPLYS, from the coding sequence ATGGCCGGAATCGGATTCAGACTCATCCGGCTGCTCGACAAGCAGAGTTACACCGGAGCGATGCAGGCCTACGGGTATGCCGCGCTGGTCGGCAGCGGCCCGTGGGTGTTGTCCATGATGACGCTGGGGCTGCTCGGCGTGGCGTTGCGGGCGACGCAGGCGGAGGCGGAGCTGGATCAGTTTTTCGTCGCGGTGACCCATGTCTTCGCTTTCACCCTGATCGCCACGGGACCGCTGCAGATGATCCTCTCCCGCTACGCGGCGGACCGGGCGTTTGCCCGGGAGGAGTCGCGCGTATTCCCCTCCTACCTCGGGGCGTTGATCGTGGTGATGGGAGGCGGGGGAATCATCGGGGCGGGCTTCTTCCTGGGCGGCGTGCCGGGGCCGCTGCTGTTTCGCTACGCGGCGATGGCGCTGGTCATGGTGGTGTCGGCCATCTGGATATCGACGGTCTATATATCGGCGGTGAAGGACTACGGGGCGGTGGTGCGCTGTTTTGCCATCGGCTATGCGGTGAGTTTTGGCGGGGTGTGGCTGGGGGGGCGTGGATTCGGGCTCTCCGGCATGATGATCGGATTTCTCCTCGGGCAAATCGTGCTGTTGATGACGTTGTTTCGGGTGATATTCTCCGAGTTTGGCGCGCGGGCGGGCCCGAGTTTCGAATTCTGGGGTTACTTCATGAAGCACCGGATACTGGCGCTGTGCGGACTGGTTTACAATCTGGGCATCTGGATCGACAAACCGTTGCACTGGTGGCTGTCGACGGATGGAGCGCAGGTGGCCGGTTTGATGTGGGCGGCCCCGTTGTATGACGAGGCGGTTTACCTGAGTTTTTTGTCGGTGGCGCCGGGCATGGCGGTGTTTCTGTTGTCGGTGGAGACCAGCTTTGCGCTGCACTACGAACGCTTCTTCCGCCAGGTGACGGGCAAGGCCACATTGTCCGAGCTGCGTGCCTCGAAGCATGCGATGATTGGGGCGCTGCAGGATGGGTTAACGAAAATGCTGAAGTTTCAAGGCGGGGTCACGTTGCTGTTGGTGTTGAGCGCGGAACCCCTGTTGGCAGGACTCGGACTGGGGGCGGTGCAGACGCATATCTTTCAGATGACCCTGGTGGGGGTGTTCCTGTTGGTGGTGCTGTTGGCGCTGCTGACCGTGCTGTTCTACCTCGATCGACTGAAGGAGGCGCTGGTGGCGTGCAGTTTGCTGGCCGTCTGCAACGCGTGGGGCACGGTCCTGGCGTTGTGGGCCGATGAGCGGTGGTATGGTTTGGGGTTTACGGTGGGAACCGCGGTGGCCGTGGTCTACGCCACGCATCAGGCCAATCACTGGCTGAGCCGGCTGGACTACGAAACGTTTTCGGCGCAGCCGCTGTATAGTTGA
- a CDS encoding diguanylate cyclase has translation MQHGKLLLIDDDRLQAQIVRQQLNSFRSSVFEFEWASTYEEGLERLLSEEHTACLLDFQLGPRDGLALIREAREKECAVPIIFLTADSSPDIDIEAMNAGALDYLVKGEISPAMLERSLRYALKLSETLAELKRLATRDALTGLLNRREFNRLLAEESERSHRFGRPFSLVLLDIDRFKSINDRYGHPAGDSVLRETAERLQGLMRKVDRLARFGGEEIVALLVELDQEQAHDVAERMLEAIRSTPYAVEGQAAGISVTTSAGVAAMPGKISTAKELLSAADDALYRAKRGGRDRVESA, from the coding sequence ATGCAGCACGGCAAACTACTACTGATCGACGACGATCGACTGCAGGCGCAAATCGTGCGTCAGCAGTTGAACAGCTTCCGGAGCTCGGTCTTTGAGTTCGAATGGGCCTCGACTTACGAAGAGGGTCTGGAGCGACTGTTGAGTGAGGAGCACACCGCTTGTTTGCTGGACTTCCAATTGGGACCGCGGGACGGGTTGGCGCTGATTCGGGAGGCGAGGGAGAAGGAGTGTGCGGTGCCCATTATTTTCCTCACGGCGGATTCGTCGCCGGACATTGACATCGAAGCCATGAATGCGGGCGCCCTGGACTACTTGGTCAAAGGGGAAATCTCGCCGGCCATGCTCGAACGGTCTTTGCGTTACGCCCTTAAACTGAGCGAAACCCTGGCGGAATTGAAGCGATTGGCGACGCGCGATGCGCTGACGGGATTGCTCAATCGTCGCGAGTTCAACCGCCTCCTGGCCGAGGAATCGGAACGTTCCCATCGCTTTGGCCGCCCTTTTTCCCTGGTGTTGCTCGACATCGATCGGTTCAAGTCGATCAACGACCGATACGGGCATCCGGCTGGCGATAGCGTGCTGCGCGAAACGGCGGAGCGCTTGCAGGGACTTATGCGCAAGGTGGACCGGTTGGCGCGGTTCGGTGGCGAGGAAATCGTCGCACTGCTCGTCGAACTTGATCAGGAACAGGCCCACGATGTCGCCGAGCGGATGTTGGAGGCCATTCGCTCCACCCCGTATGCGGTCGAGGGACAGGCCGCCGGCATCTCCGTCACGACCAGCGCCGGCGTCGCGGCCATGCCCGGCAAGATCTCCACCGCCAAGGAACTGTTATCCGCGGCGGACGACGCCCTTTACCGCGCCAAACGGGGTGGCCGTGACCGGGTCGAGTCGGCCTGA
- a CDS encoding UDP-2,3-diacylglucosamine diphosphatase gives MTPKPLRVRTVIISDVHLGTDDCKVHEVNHFLKYTRCEKIILNGDIIDGWRLKKTGHWPKSHTRFIRLILKKLEKKNTEVIYLRGNHDDVLAKFLPIAFENLQIVEDYVHTTPRGNYFVLHGDVFDTVTKNFVFLAYLGDWGYRLLMRINRLYNRWRTWRGKDYYSLSKAVKARVKRAVSHVSNFEEHIVELARSRDCMGVMCGHIHTAADKMFGDVHYLNSGDWVESLTAIVEHLDGRFEIVDFADFVKSYPMPSEIPTDHAEVLELPEDIESIAPPTADAAPASA, from the coding sequence ATGACACCAAAACCGCTACGCGTGAGGACGGTTATCATCTCGGACGTTCACTTGGGGACGGACGACTGCAAGGTTCACGAAGTTAACCACTTCCTCAAATACACCCGCTGTGAGAAGATCATTCTCAACGGCGATATCATCGACGGCTGGCGGCTGAAAAAAACCGGCCACTGGCCCAAGAGCCACACGCGCTTCATCCGGTTGATCCTTAAGAAACTGGAAAAGAAAAACACCGAGGTCATCTACCTGCGCGGCAACCACGACGACGTGTTGGCTAAATTCCTGCCCATCGCGTTCGAAAATCTGCAGATCGTGGAAGACTACGTGCACACCACGCCGCGCGGAAACTACTTCGTTTTGCACGGCGATGTTTTCGATACCGTCACCAAAAATTTCGTGTTTCTGGCCTATCTCGGCGACTGGGGCTACCGCCTGCTCATGCGCATCAACCGCCTCTACAACCGGTGGCGCACCTGGCGCGGCAAGGACTATTATTCGCTCAGCAAGGCCGTGAAGGCCCGTGTCAAACGGGCCGTGAGCCACGTGTCCAACTTCGAGGAACACATCGTCGAGCTCGCCCGATCCCGCGACTGCATGGGCGTGATGTGCGGTCACATTCACACCGCGGCCGACAAAATGTTTGGTGACGTTCACTACCTGAACAGCGGCGATTGGGTGGAGTCACTCACCGCCATCGTGGAGCACTTGGACGGTCGCTTCGAAATCGTGGACTTCGCCGATTTTGTGAAATCCTATCCCATGCCGAGCGAGATTCCCACTGATCATGCCGAAGTGCTGGAACTGCCCGAGGACATCGAGTCGATTGCACCGCCAACGGCCGATGCCGCGCCCGCTTCCGCGTAG
- a CDS encoding diacylglycerol/lipid kinase family protein: protein MSTAFDPRQTPICFIFNPHSGHNRRNPYLLERTRGFIKEHQLDATVELTERPRHATDLARAAVDRGCGLIVAIGGDGTLNEVAAALVGAPAALGLIPCGSGNGLGRHLGVPDPGRGAYATLLRGRIREIDTGSVNGIPFFNAMGLGFDAEISSRFNQLTRRGLAAYVRTGLRAWASYQPNHYVIRNGQSELSTDAFIVAVANSDQYGNDCFIAPGAQVDDGLLNLTVLKRVNTFTALPLAFRLFRGSIDRSRHVARLTGSHFRIERPAAGPIHTDGEVHATGTVVDIEVRPRSLRILVPSTP from the coding sequence ATGAGCACTGCGTTCGATCCACGACAGACTCCGATCTGCTTTATTTTCAATCCGCATTCCGGTCACAACCGGCGGAATCCCTACCTGCTGGAACGCACCCGCGGTTTCATCAAGGAACACCAGCTCGATGCCACGGTGGAGCTCACCGAACGCCCCCGCCACGCCACCGATCTCGCCCGCGCCGCGGTCGACCGCGGCTGCGGTCTCATCGTCGCCATCGGCGGCGACGGCACCCTCAACGAGGTGGCGGCGGCGCTCGTCGGGGCTCCCGCCGCTTTGGGACTGATTCCGTGTGGTTCCGGCAACGGACTCGGCCGTCATCTGGGCGTGCCGGACCCCGGCCGCGGCGCCTACGCCACTTTGCTGCGCGGGCGCATCCGCGAAATTGATACCGGCTCCGTCAATGGCATCCCGTTTTTCAATGCCATGGGCCTCGGGTTCGACGCCGAAATCAGCTCCCGCTTCAATCAGCTCACCCGCCGCGGACTCGCCGCCTACGTGCGCACCGGTCTGCGGGCGTGGGCCTCGTATCAGCCCAATCACTACGTGATTCGCAACGGCCAGTCCGAGTTGAGCACCGACGCCTTCATCGTGGCGGTGGCCAACTCCGACCAATACGGCAACGACTGCTTCATCGCTCCCGGCGCGCAGGTCGACGACGGCCTGCTCAATCTCACGGTATTGAAACGTGTGAACACTTTCACGGCTCTGCCCCTGGCCTTTCGCCTTTTTCGCGGCAGCATCGATCGCAGCCGACATGTGGCCCGTTTGACCGGATCGCACTTCCGTATCGAGAGGCCGGCCGCCGGCCCGATCCATACCGACGGCGAGGTCCATGCCACCGGCACCGTCGTCGACATCGAGGTGCGTCCCCGCAGCCTGCGTATCCTGGTTCCCTCAACGCCGTAA
- a CDS encoding glycosyltransferase family 4 protein — protein MHLALVTETFPPEINGVAMTLGHVAEGLTDRGHRVDVHRPRQREELATAPSPHAYAEIRHPSLPIPGYTFLRFGLPVRGRLLKAWRAQRPDLVHIATEGPLGYAALLAAGKLGIPVSSSFHTNFHQYSEHYGFAWLTRPVLAYLRHFHNRTRITLSPSPDLNAELTRDGFNDVRLLSRGVNTKVFDPAHRSTALRASWGAGPDDLVVVHVSRLAAEKNYDLLFRCFASIRARDPRARFVIVSDGPLRKKLRQRYPWAIFTGFLERGALAQAYASGDLFLYPSLTETFGNVVLEAMASGLPVVAYDYAAAARYLHLDRNGCLVPFDKAAIFLAAAENLAMDPARRQRLGAAARGTAETIPWDDVIDGLERDLLSVAAFSPPA, from the coding sequence TTGCATCTCGCCCTCGTCACCGAAACGTTCCCGCCCGAGATAAACGGTGTCGCCATGACGCTGGGTCATGTCGCCGAAGGATTAACCGACCGCGGTCACCGCGTCGATGTGCACCGCCCGCGTCAACGCGAGGAACTCGCGACCGCGCCCTCGCCCCACGCCTACGCCGAGATCCGTCACCCCAGCCTGCCCATTCCCGGCTACACCTTCCTGCGCTTCGGGCTGCCCGTGCGAGGTCGGTTGCTCAAAGCGTGGCGCGCCCAACGTCCCGACCTGGTGCATATCGCCACCGAAGGCCCGCTCGGTTACGCCGCTCTCCTCGCGGCGGGCAAACTGGGCATTCCCGTGAGTTCCAGCTTCCACACCAACTTCCACCAATACAGCGAGCACTACGGCTTCGCGTGGTTGACGCGGCCGGTGCTCGCCTACCTGCGCCACTTCCACAATCGCACGCGCATCACCTTGTCGCCCAGCCCGGACCTCAACGCCGAGCTCACCCGCGACGGCTTCAACGATGTGCGTCTGCTCTCCCGGGGGGTGAACACCAAGGTATTCGACCCCGCGCACCGTTCGACGGCCCTGCGGGCGTCCTGGGGGGCCGGACCGGACGATTTGGTCGTGGTGCATGTGAGCCGCCTCGCCGCCGAAAAAAACTACGACCTGCTGTTCCGCTGCTTCGCGTCGATCCGCGCCCGCGATCCCCGGGCCCGCTTCGTCATCGTGAGCGACGGTCCCCTGCGCAAAAAACTCCGCCAACGCTACCCGTGGGCCATTTTTACCGGTTTTCTCGAACGCGGCGCGCTGGCGCAGGCCTATGCTTCGGGCGACTTGTTCCTCTACCCCAGCCTCACGGAGACCTTCGGCAACGTCGTCCTCGAAGCCATGGCGTCCGGACTGCCGGTGGTCGCCTACGACTACGCCGCCGCCGCGCGGTATCTGCACCTCGATCGAAATGGCTGTTTGGTGCCCTTCGACAAAGCCGCCATTTTTCTCGCCGCCGCCGAAAACCTCGCCATGGACCCGGCCCGGCGCCAACGCCTCGGCGCGGCGGCCCGCGGCACCGCCGAGACCATCCCTTGGGACGACGTGATTGACGGACTTGAGCGCGACCTGCTGAGTGTCGCAGCCTTTTCTCCGCCCGCATGA
- the miaA gene encoding tRNA (adenosine(37)-N6)-dimethylallyltransferase MiaA, with product MARFPPLHVLTGPTAVGKTELALRWAETHDAEIVSCDSLLFYRGMDIGTAKPTREELARVPHHLIDICAPREAMNIARYVMEAQAVVAAIVARGRQVLITGGSGFYLKAFFGPVADDVAVPPELRAELNSRYESDGLAAMVVQLRSLNPDGLGSLDVANPRRVMRALERCRASGRTLDQLRAAFAAQPGPFADYEVRCVRLTREPTELHARIDQRIEAMLTAELVEEVRGLLAQGLRDNPSGARSIGYRETIAMLEGALPESALPSEIARNTRALVRKQRTWFRTQLPPHREVPAATADAATLFC from the coding sequence ATGGCCCGTTTTCCTCCCTTGCATGTGCTGACCGGCCCCACGGCGGTGGGGAAAACCGAGCTGGCTTTGCGCTGGGCGGAGACGCACGACGCCGAAATCGTGTCGTGTGATTCGCTCCTGTTTTACCGGGGCATGGATATCGGCACGGCCAAACCGACGCGGGAGGAATTGGCGCGAGTGCCGCACCATTTGATCGATATCTGTGCGCCTCGGGAGGCCATGAATATCGCGCGTTATGTGATGGAGGCCCAAGCCGTGGTGGCGGCTATCGTGGCCCGCGGCCGACAGGTCCTGATCACGGGAGGCAGTGGGTTTTACTTGAAGGCATTTTTCGGACCGGTGGCCGACGACGTGGCAGTCCCTCCGGAGTTGCGAGCCGAACTCAATTCCCGCTACGAATCGGACGGCTTGGCCGCGATGGTGGTCCAGTTGCGTTCCCTCAACCCGGATGGGCTCGGATCATTGGATGTGGCCAATCCCCGTCGCGTGATGCGGGCCTTGGAGCGCTGTCGGGCGAGTGGCCGCACCTTGGATCAATTGCGGGCCGCTTTTGCGGCGCAACCGGGTCCCTTTGCCGACTACGAGGTGCGTTGCGTGCGATTGACGCGTGAGCCGACGGAGCTCCATGCGCGAATCGATCAACGCATCGAGGCCATGTTGACGGCCGAGTTGGTGGAGGAAGTGCGCGGGTTGCTGGCGCAGGGATTGCGCGACAATCCCAGCGGAGCGCGCTCGATCGGCTACCGGGAAACCATCGCGATGCTTGAAGGCGCTTTGCCGGAATCTGCTCTCCCGAGCGAGATCGCGCGCAACACGCGCGCGCTGGTGCGCAAACAACGCACGTGGTTTCGCACGCAATTGCCGCCCCACCGCGAAGTCCCGGCCGCCACGGCGGACGCCGCGACGCTGTTTTGTTAG
- a CDS encoding TolC family protein codes for MSRLIRPVALALTLATVSFAQDTAPASLPVLTLEEVVAQALDQNFSLEIQRFSSETAAAAVDVADADYDPRFQVTASTGVTQQAQPSSTLDGVTSVGPRSDTGNIRAGVSQKIVTGATVEAGANLRRSKSNSRNALLNPAYNSDVSLSVSQPLLRGFGKSINQAAIARARLGVERADLDFKSAVLDVVRNVEAAYFNLAFARQQLAVREFSLNVAQELLNENEAKRETGVATDLDVLQAQVGVANANRNVLLAQQTVSDREDALKALISRFELDQPLGPIELGEISVPSVSFDRSYQLARTNRPDYASTALSVEQLRLDERTAKNSRKATLDLGADVGLNSIDGNAGDSTSNVWNGDGYSWQVDLQLIVPWGFRAEKARHAQAVAALGREETRLVQLEQSIMVDVRAAIRSVQTNAESLRISQLATQLSQDQFDLEKARFDAGLSTFRRVQEAQEDLDTARVNELQAAVALRVAQADLARLEGSSLARYSIELE; via the coding sequence ATGTCCCGCTTGATTCGTCCCGTCGCCCTCGCGCTCACCCTCGCCACCGTTTCCTTCGCCCAGGACACCGCCCCGGCTTCATTACCCGTGCTCACGCTCGAGGAAGTGGTCGCCCAAGCGCTGGACCAAAACTTCTCCCTGGAGATTCAACGCTTCTCGTCCGAAACGGCCGCCGCCGCCGTGGACGTGGCCGATGCGGACTACGATCCCCGGTTTCAGGTGACCGCCAGCACGGGTGTCACCCAACAGGCTCAACCCAGCAGCACCCTCGACGGTGTGACCAGCGTCGGTCCGCGGTCCGATACCGGCAACATCCGCGCCGGTGTCTCCCAAAAAATCGTGACTGGAGCCACGGTGGAGGCCGGAGCCAACCTCCGCCGGAGCAAGAGCAACTCGCGCAATGCTCTGCTCAATCCCGCTTACAACAGCGACGTCTCCCTCTCGGTCAGCCAACCCCTGCTCCGCGGCTTCGGTAAATCCATCAACCAAGCCGCGATTGCCCGCGCCCGTCTGGGCGTCGAACGCGCTGATCTCGACTTCAAATCCGCCGTGCTCGATGTCGTGCGCAACGTCGAAGCCGCCTATTTCAATCTCGCCTTTGCCCGCCAACAACTCGCCGTGCGCGAGTTCAGCCTCAATGTGGCCCAGGAACTCCTCAACGAAAACGAGGCCAAACGCGAAACCGGCGTCGCCACCGATCTCGACGTGCTCCAAGCTCAGGTCGGCGTGGCCAACGCCAATCGCAACGTCCTGCTCGCCCAACAGACCGTCAGCGACCGCGAAGACGCCCTCAAGGCACTCATCAGCCGGTTCGAACTCGACCAACCCCTGGGCCCCATCGAACTCGGCGAAATCTCCGTGCCGTCCGTGTCGTTCGACCGCTCCTACCAACTCGCCCGCACCAACCGGCCGGACTACGCCTCCACCGCCCTTTCCGTCGAACAGCTTCGGCTCGACGAACGCACCGCCAAAAACAGCCGCAAAGCCACCCTCGATCTCGGAGCCGATGTAGGACTCAACAGCATCGACGGCAACGCCGGTGACTCCACCAGCAACGTCTGGAACGGCGACGGCTACTCTTGGCAAGTCGATCTGCAATTGATCGTCCCGTGGGGATTCCGCGCCGAGAAAGCCCGCCACGCGCAAGCCGTCGCCGCTCTCGGCCGCGAAGAGACCCGCCTCGTCCAGCTCGAACAAAGCATCATGGTCGATGTGCGCGCCGCCATCCGCTCCGTGCAAACCAACGCCGAGAGCCTCCGCATCAGCCAACTCGCGACCCAGCTCAGTCAGGATCAGTTTGATTTGGAAAAAGCCCGCTTCGATGCCGGTTTGTCCACCTTCCGCCGCGTGCAGGAAGCCCAGGAGGATCTCGACACCGCCCGCGTCAACGAGCTTCAGGCCGCCGTCGCTCTGCGCGTCGCCCAAGCCGACCTGGCTCGCCTCGAAGGCAGTTCCCTCGCTCGTTATTCCATCGAGTTGGAGTAG